One genomic segment of Hemibagrus wyckioides isolate EC202008001 linkage group LG08, SWU_Hwy_1.0, whole genome shotgun sequence includes these proteins:
- the bmt2 gene encoding S-adenosylmethionine sensor upstream of mTORC1 isoform X2: MGDFDKIWREHCEDEQTLNEYAFAMKSLADNHWAKKCDGEGRIEWCCSVCQEYFMDGGMKKMLEKDAKAMKHAAAASGTPLKPDSSQSSLSFRKDKLRLLDVGSCFNPFLKFDEFLTVGIDIVPAVESVYKCDFLNLQLQQPLQLASDALNAFLHQLRDPIETLPGQLFHVVVFSLLLSYFPSPYQRWLCCKKAHELLTLHGLLLIITPDSSHQGRHALMMRSWRVAIESLGFKRYKYIKFSHMHMLAFRKVSVTTSSDLVSHNYPEMLYIPQDFGTLDEDDAFGDSYQPIRSDSEDEQLAQSFAELPDASYDSDSGESRSSLAPFHELEDPILLYS; encoded by the exons A TGGGTGACTTTGATAAGATCTGGCGCGAGCACTGTGAAGATGAGCAGACACTGAACGAATATGCCTTTGCCATGAAGAGTCTGGCCGACAACCACTGGGCCAAGAAATGTGATGGAGAGGGACGCATCGAGTGGTGCTGCAG TGTTTGTCAGGAGTACTTTATGGATGGTGGAATGAAGAAGATGTTGGAGAAGGATGCAAAGGCTATGAAACATGCTGCAGCTGCAAGTGGGACACCTTTAAAACCAGACTCCTCTCAGTCCAG TTTAAGCTTCCGAAAGGACAAGCTGCGTCTCCTTGATGTGGGCAGTTGTTTCAATCCCTTCCTGAAGTTCGACGAGTTCCTCACAGTAGGAATCGACATAGTGCCTGCGGTTGAG AGTGTGTACAAGTGTGACTTCCTGAACCTACAGCTTCAGCAGCCCTTGCAGCTAGCAAGCGACGCGCTCAATGCATTCTTGCACCAACTGCGTGACCCTATCGAGACTCTGCCTGGGCAGCTCTTCCACGTGGTGGTGTTCTCCTTGTTGCTCTCCTACTTCCCATCTCCGTACCAGCGCTGGCTGTGCTGCAAGAAAGCCCATGAGCTACTCACACTGCACGGCCTGCTCCTGATCATCACGCCGGACTCATCGCATCAGGGTCGCCATGCACTCATGATGCGCAGCTGGCGCGTGGCCATCGAGTCCCTGGGTTTCAAGCGGTACAAATACATCAAATTCTCCCACATGCACATGCTCGCCTTCCGCAAGGTCTCCGTAACCACCAGCAGCGACCTAGTGAGTCACAACTACCCCGAGATGCTGTACATCCCGCAGGATTTTGGCACGCTCGATGAAGACGACGCGTTCGGGGACTCGTACCAGCCAATACGCTCCGACTCTGAAGACGAGCAGCTGGCGCAGAGTTTCGCCGAGCTCCCCGACGCGTCCTACGACTCCGACTCGGGCGAGAGCCGAAGCAGCTTGGCACCGTTCCATGAACTGGAGGACCCCATTCTACTGTACAGCTGA
- the bmt2 gene encoding S-adenosylmethionine sensor upstream of mTORC1 isoform X1, producing MELQSSVRTEPEPERKDALCERDEQEKLSGVVKRVHRKLRRKYIEVGDFDKIWREHCEDEQTLNEYAFAMKSLADNHWAKKCDGEGRIEWCCSVCQEYFMDGGMKKMLEKDAKAMKHAAAASGTPLKPDSSQSSLSFRKDKLRLLDVGSCFNPFLKFDEFLTVGIDIVPAVESVYKCDFLNLQLQQPLQLASDALNAFLHQLRDPIETLPGQLFHVVVFSLLLSYFPSPYQRWLCCKKAHELLTLHGLLLIITPDSSHQGRHALMMRSWRVAIESLGFKRYKYIKFSHMHMLAFRKVSVTTSSDLVSHNYPEMLYIPQDFGTLDEDDAFGDSYQPIRSDSEDEQLAQSFAELPDASYDSDSGESRSSLAPFHELEDPILLYS from the exons ATGGAGCTCCAGTCTAGTGTCCGTACCGAGCCCGAGCCCGAGCGGAAAGACGCGCTGTGTGAGCGGGACGAACAGGAGAAGCTGTCCGGTGTTGTGAAACGCGTTCACCGAAAACTACGGAGGAAATATATAGAAG TGGGTGACTTTGATAAGATCTGGCGCGAGCACTGTGAAGATGAGCAGACACTGAACGAATATGCCTTTGCCATGAAGAGTCTGGCCGACAACCACTGGGCCAAGAAATGTGATGGAGAGGGACGCATCGAGTGGTGCTGCAG TGTTTGTCAGGAGTACTTTATGGATGGTGGAATGAAGAAGATGTTGGAGAAGGATGCAAAGGCTATGAAACATGCTGCAGCTGCAAGTGGGACACCTTTAAAACCAGACTCCTCTCAGTCCAG TTTAAGCTTCCGAAAGGACAAGCTGCGTCTCCTTGATGTGGGCAGTTGTTTCAATCCCTTCCTGAAGTTCGACGAGTTCCTCACAGTAGGAATCGACATAGTGCCTGCGGTTGAG AGTGTGTACAAGTGTGACTTCCTGAACCTACAGCTTCAGCAGCCCTTGCAGCTAGCAAGCGACGCGCTCAATGCATTCTTGCACCAACTGCGTGACCCTATCGAGACTCTGCCTGGGCAGCTCTTCCACGTGGTGGTGTTCTCCTTGTTGCTCTCCTACTTCCCATCTCCGTACCAGCGCTGGCTGTGCTGCAAGAAAGCCCATGAGCTACTCACACTGCACGGCCTGCTCCTGATCATCACGCCGGACTCATCGCATCAGGGTCGCCATGCACTCATGATGCGCAGCTGGCGCGTGGCCATCGAGTCCCTGGGTTTCAAGCGGTACAAATACATCAAATTCTCCCACATGCACATGCTCGCCTTCCGCAAGGTCTCCGTAACCACCAGCAGCGACCTAGTGAGTCACAACTACCCCGAGATGCTGTACATCCCGCAGGATTTTGGCACGCTCGATGAAGACGACGCGTTCGGGGACTCGTACCAGCCAATACGCTCCGACTCTGAAGACGAGCAGCTGGCGCAGAGTTTCGCCGAGCTCCCCGACGCGTCCTACGACTCCGACTCGGGCGAGAGCCGAAGCAGCTTGGCACCGTTCCATGAACTGGAGGACCCCATTCTACTGTACAGCTGA
- the ppp1r3ab gene encoding tanabin — protein sequence MEPVEGELQGLHTGSSNLLGLPEPCPWDSDDELLGVGGIKPKSSPIPRRRSSLSCSDDDSQPPPSSSRRVSFADAFGLSLVSVKQFDTRSMRDPTDPLEVDLRNAKEYFLKLHFALPVTLEELLYRVQERKVELESLELLPGTTMLKGTVRVLNLCFDKLVYIRTSLDCWSSHFDLLAEYVPESSQGITDCFSFKLTLVPPFGEQGARVDFCIRYETPFGTFWANNSGQNYVLFCHEKAKEQDENEKLLPKSCLKPSRHSSITSTTSNAKEIPEIILNCGIAAVTEPVDIKEEKTQEEHRKLKQEEENSRNCSRRNRRKATRMAKIQQYFTQRDEQDLQQTEKDTDEVDVPVPAIDEAPLNLSTPQTNVTSLLAEPRNTEEQKPLKDSKDVERNQVPATQTQKQEIDHFPVIHPELITSKSQTMQPALDSVHSHKSAVDSQLLENSQGKETLTSQAASLKCQMVDKSIGKTVEKAWECFEKSAMEKMGSTTNTKSGVHQTNQMDSPLLENNQESRSFGHHYTFETIVAPLYHQVFERMENDRRKVKNSTSKADEAAGKLDHGRLRVVTYPSVQTRSNPEISAQHGNDDDPHGACKETFGEYVHNTKSANDNALSVPNAQTKLAFQHDAIPNVTDDLSDANISETAQAVMALGKQHSSDTRNSVFWEDSTIEQTEQTPEMILLQSQCSDEYSLNKPCDSGHSLHTLQQEQTCTDCATLATQSEVDITADKPSPAKASENAQSEDRSVTQISLETRIFNEIDEMQDQGAQTSEQTLNAYIRCLDESYTPMSDSTLFSSDISSNVTPKSIQSHASSTSQDLTQVTNQTQIPATVFLTQSLEITGARAPHLQTTDDKNLIQETNQVCENDESSHHIGSEMESNPSERNDGVDICRIMGNDTETIPKEILQMSPEEAAVDGSQITDYKENQISLLNSPDEVSELDEHLVQDMAMSNIRSNSDNPEDAPREGVEEDVKENIRVKNPGKNEEQKLPENQSEEVKEIKEVEKQLEEEEVEEEEQQQQQQQDKQEVENEEQESEEKVELANDKFKDGSYYTEDDEEEVKKDNKQKDAEPRRNEAEWEDEMDLQAQTEEQDTVDRVASIRTIDSFIREIHLDVGNKQQDTGLEQTSEEPVSERHTVGGEEEIFCGTNSSRQALTINLDVALTDRDEEVENDSKFVDQEEDACQQIDKHHVAEDVIVKVGTLLEKQERECLNEQSENIDDSTSTESLTDDEMELYLLRLRNTQQTGLKDAIPVGKRHSITRTRTIPSPMPSIAEYMDEDQPNALLDDLTPGHETELERDDLPLFDEEEEVINSNLLWWREFFSYENMTKMIVYTFLFVVFLITAYVCDFIACFGLYLIALYWLYFQVQREPLKST from the exons ATGGAGCCGGTGGAGGGAGAGCTGCAGGGGCTCCACACAGGCAGCTCCAACCTGCTGGGCCTGCCAGAGCCTTGCCCCTGGGACAGCGACGATGAGCTGCTCGGTGTCGGGGGCATCAAACCCAAATCATCACCAATCCCAAGGCGCCGAAGCTCGCTGTCTTGCTCCGACGATGACTCCCAGCCTCCACCGTCCAGCTCCCGGAGAGTGTCATTTGCGGATGCTTTTGGCTTGAGTTTGGTCTCGGTGAAGCAGTTTGATACCAGGTCCATGCGTGATCCCACAGACCCATTGGAGGTTGATCTTAGGAATGCGAAGGAGTACTTTCTGAAACTTCACTTTGCTCTTCCAGTTACGCTGGAGGAGCTGCTGTATAGGGTCCAAGAACGGAAGGTGGAACTGGAGAGTCTGGAGCTTCTCCCTGGTACGACCATGCTTAAAGGGACTGTCCGTGTTCTGAACTTGTGTTTCGACAAGCTGGTCTACATCCGCACTTCTTTGGATTGCTGGAGCAGCCATTTTGACCTGCTGGCAGAATACGTGCCCGAGTCAAGCCAAGGGATTACGGACTGTTTCTCTTTCAAGCTAACGCTGGTGCCACCTTTTGGGGAGCAAGGAGCAAGAGTGGACTTTTGCATTCGATATGAAACACCTTTTGGAACTTTCTGGGCTAACAACAGTGGACAgaattatgttttgttttgtcatgAAAAGGCAAAAGAACAAGATGAAAATGAGAAACTTCTACCGAAAAGCTGTCTGAAACCAAGCAG ACATTCCTCTATAACCAGCACTACCTCAAATGCCAAGGAAATTCCAG AAATAATCCTTAATTGCGGAATAGCTGCTGTTACTGAACCTGTGGAcattaaagaggaaaaaacacaggAAGAGCACAGGAAACTGAAG CAGGAGGAAGAAAACAGCAGAAACTGCAGCaggagaaacagaagaaaagcTACTCGGATGGCAAAAATACAGCAGTACTTTACACAAAGAGATGAACAAGACCTCCAACAGACAGAGAAGGACACTGATGAAGTGGATGTCCCTGTTCCAGCAATAGATGAGGCACCTTTAAACCTgtcaacaccacaaacaaatgTCACCTCTTTGCTGGCTGAGCCAAGAAACACTGAAGAACAGAAACCCCTTAAAGATTCCAAGGATGTTGAAAGAAACCAGGTTCCTGCTACACAAACTCAAAAACAGGAAATAGACCATTTTCCAGTAATTCACCCTGAATTAATAACTTCCAAATCCCAGACTATGCAACCTGCCTTGGACTCTGTACACAGTCATAAATCTGCAGTAGACTCACAGCTGTTGGAGAACAGCCAGGGTAAAGAGACACTGACCAGCCAGGCTGCTTCACTGAAGTGCCAAATGGTGGACAAATCTATTGGTAAAACTGTTGAAAAGGCATGGGAATGCTTTGAAAAATCTGCCATGGAAAAAATGGGGAGTACTACAAACACAAAGAGTGGTGTACACCAAACAAATCAGATGGACAGTCCACTCTTAGAGAATAACCAAGAGTCTCGGTCATTTGGTCATCACTACACATTTGAGACAATAGTGGCTCCACTTTACCATCAAGTTTTTGAGAGAATGGAAAATGACAGAAGAAAAGTTAAGAACAGCACATCCAAAGCTGACGAGGCAGCTGGGAAACTAGACCATGGGAGACTGAGAGTAGTCACGTACCCAAGTGTACAGACAAGGTCAAATCCAGAAATATCAGCACAACACGGGAACGATGATGATCCTCATGGGGCCTGCAAAGAAACATTTGGAGAATATGTACATAACACAAAGAGCGCTAATGACAATGCTTTATCTGTTCCGAATGCGCAAACAAAACTTGCTTTTCAGCACGATGCTATTCCAAATGTCACGGACGATCTGTCGGATGCtaatatttcagaaacagcACAAGCAGTTATGGCTTTAGGGAAACAACATTCATCAGATACACGGAATTCAGTTTTTTGGGAAGATTCCACTATTGAGCAGACAGAACAAACACCAGAAATGATCCTTTTACAAAGCCAGTGTTCAGATGAATATTCACTAAACAAGCCTTGTGATAGTGGACATTCACTACACACCTTACAGCAAGAGCAGACTTGTACAGACTGTGCAACTTTAGCCACACAGTCTGAAGTAGACATAACAGCTGACAAGCCTTCACCAGCTAAAGCTTCTGAAAATGCACAATCTGAGGACAGATCAGTCACCCAGATATCTTTGGAAACTCGAATTTTCAATGAGATCGATGAAATGCAGGACCAGGGAGCCCAAACATCAGAGCAAACCTTGAATGCTTACATCAGATGCCTAGATGAAAGCTACACTCCCATGTCTGACTCTACTTTGTTCAGTTCTGACATTTCATCAAATGTCACACCTAAAAGTATCCAAAGTCATGCTTCATCTACTTCTCAGGATCTCACCCAAGTGACCAACCAAACCCAAATTCCAGCCACTGTTTTTTTAACTCAAAGCTTAGAGATAACTGGAGCTAGAGCTCCTCATCTCCAGACTACAGATGACAAAAATCTGATCCAGGAAACAAACCAAGTGtgtgaaaatgatgaaagttctCATCATATTGGATCTGAGATGGAATCAAATCCAAGTGAAAGAAATGATGGTGTTGATATTTGCAGAATCATGGGAAATGACACTGAAACTATTCCCAAAGAAATATTACAAATGAGTCCAGAAGAGGCAGCTGTAGATGGCAGCCAAATCACTGACTATAAAGAAAACCAAATTTCACTTTTAAATTCTCCTGATGAGGTTAGTGAACTTGACGAACATTTGGTTCAAGACATGGCAATGTCTAACATTAGAAGTAATTCTGACAATCCTGAGGATGCTCCACGAGAAGGAGTAGAAGAAGATGTTAAAGAAAATATCAGAGTAAAGAATCCTGGTAAAAATGAAGAACAGAAATTACCAGAAAATCAGTCAGAGGAAGTAAAGGAAATAAAGGAAGTAGAAAAGCAGTTAGAAGaggaagaagtagaagaagaagaacaacaacagcagcagcaacaagaCAAACAAGAAGTAGAAAACGAAGAACAAGAAAGTGAAGAGAAGGTAGAATTGGCTAATGACAAATTTAAAGATGGGTCATATTACAcagaggatgatgaagaagaggTAAAGAAGGATAACAAACAAAAGGATGCAGAGCCAAGAAGAAATGAAGCAGAATGGGAGGATGAAATGGATCTTCAGGCACAGACTGAGGAGCAGGACACGGTCGACAGAGTCGCGTCTATACGTACTATAGACTCTTTCATTAGAGAGATTCACCTTGATGTGGGAAACAAGCAGCAAGACACAGGTTTGGAACAGACATCTGAAGAACCAGTAAGTGAAAGGCACACAGTTGGTGGAGAAGAAGAGATTTTCTGTGGCACTAATTCATCAAGGCAAGCTCTGACAATAAACCTTGATGTAGCACTCACTGACAGAGATGAAGAGGTAGAAAACGATTCAAAATTTGTTGACCAAGAGGAAGACGCGTGCCAACAAATAGACAAACATCATGTGGCAGAAGATGTTATTGTTAAGGTGGGCACATTGCTGGAGAAGCAGGAGAGGGAGTGTTTAAATGAGCAGAGTGAGAACATAGACGACAGCACCTCCACAGAATCTCTAACGGATGATGAAATGGAGCTGTATCTCCTCAgactgagaaacacacagcagacaggACTCAAAGACGCCATACCCGTGGGAAAGAGGCACTCTATAACTAGAACACGGACGATACCATCACCCATGCCGTCAATTGCAGAATACATGGATGAGGACCAGCCCAATGCTCTGCTGGATGATCTGACACCAGGGCATGAGACAGAACTGGAGAGAGACGATCTACCTCTAtttgatgaagaggaggaagtcATCAACTCGAATTTGTTATGGTGGAGAGAGTTCTTCTCTTAtgaaaatatgacaaaaatgaTTGTGTACacctttttgtttgttgtttttttaataaccgCTTATGTTTGTGACTTCATTGCATGTTTTGGGCTCTACCTGATTGCATTGTATTGGCTCTACTTTCAAGTGCAGAGAGAACCTTTAAAAAGCACTTGa